In the Stakelama saccharophila genome, TCGAAGTTCATCCGCACGCGGGTCGCCTCGGGCCAGCGGCCGGTCAGCATGGAAATGCGGCTCGGGACGCAGGCGGGAATGGTGCAATAGGCGCGGGAGAAGTCGACGCCGGTCGCCGCCATCCGGTCCATGGTCGGGGTGACGTCGAGCGGATAGCCATGCCGCTTGCTGACGCCGGCATGGTGCTGGTCGGCGATGATCAGGAGGATGTTCGGCTTCGACACGCTGGCCGGCCCGGTCCGCCCACGCGGCTGCGCGCTTCGCAACTGCTGGAACCCGGCTCCCAGCGCAGGGCTGGAGACCGTCGATGCCAGGATGCTGGTCACGCCCAGGAAATGACGGCGATTCATGCGGCTCTCCTCTCTCATGTGCGCCAAAGCTGCTCTTTTTTATATGACAAGCACATAGCGCTGTCTGCAAATTTCAGGCGGTTGGCACTTGCTCGATGCCCTTTACATCGGAATGATATGATCTATTATAAATAGTAAATCAAGCAGCCGAACATCAATTCGGCCGAAGGGGAGAGGGTATGAGGCATCTCGGTTATCTCGCGGGCGCGTCGGCACTGGCATTGGCTACGGCGCATCCCGCCGCGGCGCAGACAAGCGATGCGCCGCCGCAATCGACGACGAGCGACAGCGCGGACAAGGCCGCCGCCCCCGCTCCCGACGAAGTCAGGGAAATCGTGGTGACGGGTATCCGGCAGAGCCTGGAGCGCGCCGCCGAGATCAAACGCAATGCGGACCAGGTCGTCGACAGCATCGTGTCCGAAGATATCGGCAAGTTCCCCGATCCGACGACCGCTGCGGCGCTGCAGCGGGTGCCCGGCGTACAGGTCGCTGTCACCCAGTCCAATCAGATCGGCAATGTGAAGATCCGCGGTCTGGGGGACATTCTGACGACTCTCGACGGGCGCGAAATCTTTTCCACCACGGGGCGTTCCTTTTCGTTGCAGGACGTGCCGGCCGCCGCACTGGCGCGGGTGGATGTCATCAAGACCAATACCGCCAACCTGATCGAGGGGGGCATTGCGGGTATTATCGACCTGCAACTTCATAAACCCTTCGATTTCGACAAGCCGACCGTCGTCCTGAACGGACGCGGAAACTACTCCGTCAAGGCCGACCGCCTCGACCCGCAGCTCGGCTTCCTCGCCACCGACACCTGGAGCACGGGCATCGGCGATATCGGCGCGCTGGTGAACGCGACCTGGTACAAGACGCATTACAACCATCCCCGCACGCGCGAAGGAGGTCCGCGAAGTGGCGCATCGCTCGGCAGACCCGACGTGATGGTGCCGATCGTGGCCGAGGGGCATTCCAACCACGGCTATTATGAACGGCCGCAGGTCAACGCGTCGCTGCAATGGCAGCCGTCCGACGCCCTCCAGATCTACGCCGACGGACTCTACACCGGTTCCCGCGCCGAGGACGAGTGGTCGCTGTCGAACGCGCAATTCTTCATCTCCGACGAAACCACCATGTCGGATGTGGAGACCACCGACCAGTGCTTTACCGCGCGGGTAAACCAGAACGGCCTCAATCCGCGCGAAGTGGTCGACCGGCAGGGTACTGCGGACCCCGGCGACGATGTCCAGACGCTTCAGCCCTTTACCTTGAACAAGGTGTGCAATCTGAAATCGGCGACGTTCCGCAACGCCGTCAGCCAGCAGAACACCCATTCCTATTACAACAAAACCGACAATTATCTCGGCGCGCTGGGCTTCAAGCTCGACACCGATCGCGTGACGGTGAACGGCGACGTATCGTACCAGAATTCGCACAATATCGGCGAGGAGATCCTCGTCGCCACCGCACAACGCATCCCCGAGCTGCGCTATGTCTCCAACCAGGGCGATGGCCTGCAGCTAGATACGGTGGGTGACAATGCCTATGCGCAACCGGACGGTCTGGTTATCGCGCAGGGACTGAACCAGTATTTCTCCCGATCGAAAGGCGATCTGTTCGCCGCCAAGCTCGACAGTTCGTTCGAGATCGGCGACATCATGAAAAGTTTCGACGTCGGCATGCGCTACGCCGTCCGCAAGGCGGAATTCGATCAGGCCGTCGTCCAGACCCCGTCGCCCGGCGGTGGTTCTCCGTCGAACCCGAACGCGATTCGGGTGGTCGATGCCGGCCTTCCCGACGGGTTCCTTTCGCTGCTTCCCAGCATATCCGGACTGAACGGCGGCGAACGGTCGCTGGTGCCCGATCCGGGATATCTCCGCTCCGACGAAGGGCGGGACGCAATCCGGGCGCTGTTCGGCGCGGCAGCGGGCGATCCCGATTACCAACCGCAGCGTCATTTCGATGCCAGGGAAACCACCTTCGCCGCCTATGCCCAGGTCCATTACGAGGTCCCGCTCGGCTCGATGACGCTCGACGGCACGGTCGGCGTGCGGCCGACGCGCACGAAACGGACCATCAATGGCTTTAGCGCCATCAGCATTCCGGCGACGGATGACGAGCCGGCAAGGACCGAAATCGTGCCGCTGTCGGCAACCACCACGGACACCGATATTCTGCCCAATGCCAGCGCGCGACTCCGGTTCGGCGGCGGACTCCAGGCCCGGCTGGCCTATTCGGTCGCGATTCGTCGACCGGGTTTCGCCTCGCTCAATCCCGGCCTCAGCTATGCACTGGCCGTCAACAAGAATGTGTTGAACTCCGGTTCTGCCGGCAATCCCGATCTGCGCCCGCAAAAGTCGGAGAATTACGATGCCTCACTCGAATATTATTTCGACAAGGGGTTCGCGGCGATCGCCATATACCGCCACGATCTGACCGATCGCGTCATATCCTCTGCAAGCGCGGAATCGATCGGCGGTATCCTCTACAATATCAGCCGGCCGAGAAATGTCGGATCGGCAAGGTTGCAGGGGGTCGAGATCAGCGGACAGACCTTCTTCGACTTCCTGCCCGGCGCGCTGTCCGGCTTCGGCGCGTTCGGCAACTTCACCTATGCGGATACCGAAGTGAAGGGCGACGACCCCCTGGCCGGCTATCCGCTTCAAGGCGTGTCCAAATATAATTTCAACGCCGGCCTGCTATATGAAAAATACGGACTGACGGCGCGCGCAGTCTATACCTATCGCTCCCGCTATTATGACGGCGATCTCACCGGCAACGTGTTCCTGCGCGCCATCGATCCCGACCGCGCCGACGACACCAGCTACACGCCGGCGGTGCTCAACTATGTCCGCCCGTCCGGCCGGCTCGACTTCAGCCTGAGTTACGAGGTCAACGACCGCATCCGGCTGGACGTTGGCGGGACGAACATCCTGGGCAGCCATTATTACGGCTATTACAACGAGAAGTATCTCGGAAACCAGTATCGTTATGACGACACGACCTATACTGCGGGAATTCGGTTTGCGCTCTAACGGCACGCCGAACAGCGCCTGCCTGACACCGAATCCGGGCCGGGACGGGACGCGTTACGCTGCCGGCGGTCACCAGGGATGGCGTGACCCGACTTTTGCTACCTTGCCAACCGTTTACGGATAAACTGGCTGGGGCGGCAGGCGCCTCGGGTCCGACCCGACCGCCAGCGGGCGGCCGCCATCTTCAACGAATGCCGTAAAAGTCCGCAACCCGGTCGAGCGCCAGGGTGAGCACCAGCTTGCCCGCGCGCGCCGGCCAGCCCAGCGCCTTTTCCGCCGCCGGCAGCTTTTCGCACGCGCATACCACCCGCCACAGCACGTCGCGCAGGCCCGGTCCCGCCGCCGCCATCGCCCCGTCGAAACGCCGTTTCGCCGCAAGCTGCGCGGTCGTGGGGTCCAATCCTTCCGGCGCCCCGCGCCGGCCGCCGGCGGTCGGCGACGCGTCCCAGCGCATGGTGACGCTCGGCCCCAGTGACGCCGTCTCGTAATCGGCGCGCAACCGCTCGCCCGCGTCGAACGCCCGATTGGACACCAGCCCGCGCGACTTCAGCCAGCCCAGCGGCGATTCCGCCAGGTTCACCGTCACGCTGCGCCCGCGCCGCCCGCCGCGTTTCGCCGCCGCGTCCCCGATCACGCCATCGTCGAAGCACCGTTCGACCAGTTCCCGCATCGCTCTTCTCCCGAATCGGCCCGCGGCGGGGGTTGCCATATCGCGTAGCTTGTAGGAAAGAAGAAAAACCGATTTGGTTCGTCAACAGGAGACGGGAATGATCACCGCCATCCGCGAAGTGCGCCGGGCGAAGGGACTCACGCTGGAAGATGTCGCCGCACGCTGCGATCCGCCGACCACGGCGCAGACGATCGGCCGGCTGGAAACGGGCACGCGCACCGTGTCGGTCAAGTGGCTCAACCGCATCGCCGCGGCACTGGGTGTCGACGCCGCCGACCTCGTCCGCCTGCCCGACCGTCCCGACATTCCCGTCGCCGCCATTCTCGACGGCGGCACGGCATCCGCCCCGCGGCGCGCGGAAACCGTCACCGCGCCGCAGGCCGGGCCGGGCATGGTCGCCGTCATCGTGCGCGGCGGTGTCGGCGATTATCGCGCCGGCGACGAGATCTGGTGCGACCGCCTCGCCCCCGACGCCTTCCGCCAGGCGGTCAATCGCGACGTCCTCGTCCCCCGCCCCGCCGGCCGCTTCGTCTTTGCCCGCCTGATCGCGACCGATGGCGCCCGCCTCCAGCTCCTGCCGCTCGGCGCGGGGCAACGCCAGACCATCGTCACCGATCCCGCCTGGATCGCCGTCGCCACCCGCCTGATCCGCCCGCTGTAACGCTCCCCTTCCCTTTCAGGATGCCTCTGCGAAACCCATTCTCGTCACCCCGGGGAAGGCCGGGGTCCACCGAGCCGCTTAGCTTAAGCGTTTGATCGCGCCTTTCGCAGAGGCATCGTTTCAGGGAGGACCCCTGCAAATCTCCCCTCCCTTTCAAGGGAGGGGTCGGGGGTGGGCGCGAGCGAAGCGAGCCCGACAAGAAAAGGGCGGACCCGAAGGCCCGCCCCTTACATTCATCGTCGGCCCCAGCCCGGTCAGCCTTTCTTGCGAAAGTGCAGGATTCCCCAGGTCAGTTTGCCGGCATCGGCGCCATTGACCCAGTGGCTCAGCCCCTCGAGCATCCGCTCGACAAAGGCGTCGCCGGCCTTCACGTCCTCGCGCCGGGCCGACAATTCCTCGGCGACCCGCGCATAATGGTTGCGAAGCTGGATCGAGCGGTCCTCGACCGCCACCTCCTCGAAGCCCAGCTTGCCCAGTTCCTCGCGATAGAAACCGAATGACGCCAGGTTCGGCAGGTGGATGCGGTCATAGATCGGCTGCAAGTCGCCCTCGTCCTTCAGGTCGTCGGCCTGCATCGGATCGGTGAAGATGAAATCGCCGCCGGGCTTCAGCGCCCTGGCGACCTCACGCAGGACGGCCAGCCGGTCGGGCGCGTGCAGGATCGCATCCTGGCTCCAGGCGGCGTCGAAACTCGCATCGTCGAACGGCAGGTCGTCGAACGACCCGTCCACGACCGACACCTTGTCCTCCAGGCCCGCCGCCCTGGTCAGTTCGCGGTTGCGCTGATTCTCGACCACAGCGACGTTCAGGCAGGTGACCCGCGCGCCATGCTCGGCCGCCATGACTCGCGCAGCGCCGCCATAGCCGGAGCCGATGTCGAGCAGCACCTTGCCGGAAACATCGCCCAGCAGTTCCGCCATGCGGTCCACCGTGGCCCGGCTCGCCTCGCGGATATCCCGGGTGTCGTCATAGATGCCGACATGGATGTCCTCGCCGCCCCAGATGGTGTTGTAGAAGTCGTCGGCCTCGTCGCTGTCGTAATAGTCGCGCGCCGTGGCAACGCCTGCATCAACCGTCATATGTTTTCTCCGCAACGTGAACGAAGAAGTCGGGCGCCTTCTCTTCGCCCTCCTCCATGAAATCGCCATAGGTGTGCAGCTTCTGGAAGCCGACGTCGCGCAACAGACCGCGGACATAGTCCTTGCGGATCGGGAACATGTTCAGATGGTAATCCGATCCGTCCGGGAAGCTGTATTTGAACCGCGCCAGCGAATCGTCGACATATTCCGGCTCGGCCGAAACCCGGTCGCCGCAATAATAATATTTGTGCTTGGTCGAAAAACCGTCGTCCAGGATGGTGTCGTAATTGCG is a window encoding:
- a CDS encoding TonB-dependent receptor, with the protein product MRHLGYLAGASALALATAHPAAAQTSDAPPQSTTSDSADKAAAPAPDEVREIVVTGIRQSLERAAEIKRNADQVVDSIVSEDIGKFPDPTTAAALQRVPGVQVAVTQSNQIGNVKIRGLGDILTTLDGREIFSTTGRSFSLQDVPAAALARVDVIKTNTANLIEGGIAGIIDLQLHKPFDFDKPTVVLNGRGNYSVKADRLDPQLGFLATDTWSTGIGDIGALVNATWYKTHYNHPRTREGGPRSGASLGRPDVMVPIVAEGHSNHGYYERPQVNASLQWQPSDALQIYADGLYTGSRAEDEWSLSNAQFFISDETTMSDVETTDQCFTARVNQNGLNPREVVDRQGTADPGDDVQTLQPFTLNKVCNLKSATFRNAVSQQNTHSYYNKTDNYLGALGFKLDTDRVTVNGDVSYQNSHNIGEEILVATAQRIPELRYVSNQGDGLQLDTVGDNAYAQPDGLVIAQGLNQYFSRSKGDLFAAKLDSSFEIGDIMKSFDVGMRYAVRKAEFDQAVVQTPSPGGGSPSNPNAIRVVDAGLPDGFLSLLPSISGLNGGERSLVPDPGYLRSDEGRDAIRALFGAAAGDPDYQPQRHFDARETTFAAYAQVHYEVPLGSMTLDGTVGVRPTRTKRTINGFSAISIPATDDEPARTEIVPLSATTTDTDILPNASARLRFGGGLQARLAYSVAIRRPGFASLNPGLSYALAVNKNVLNSGSAGNPDLRPQKSENYDASLEYYFDKGFAAIAIYRHDLTDRVISSASAESIGGILYNISRPRNVGSARLQGVEISGQTFFDFLPGALSGFGAFGNFTYADTEVKGDDPLAGYPLQGVSKYNFNAGLLYEKYGLTARAVYTYRSRYYDGDLTGNVFLRAIDPDRADDTSYTPAVLNYVRPSGRLDFSLSYEVNDRIRLDVGGTNILGSHYYGYYNEKYLGNQYRYDDTTYTAGIRFAL
- a CDS encoding DUF6456 domain-containing protein; amino-acid sequence: MRELVERCFDDGVIGDAAAKRGGRRGRSVTVNLAESPLGWLKSRGLVSNRAFDAGERLRADYETASLGPSVTMRWDASPTAGGRRGAPEGLDPTTAQLAAKRRFDGAMAAAGPGLRDVLWRVVCACEKLPAAEKALGWPARAGKLVLTLALDRVADFYGIR
- a CDS encoding helix-turn-helix domain-containing protein, encoding MITAIREVRRAKGLTLEDVAARCDPPTTAQTIGRLETGTRTVSVKWLNRIAAALGVDAADLVRLPDRPDIPVAAILDGGTASAPRRAETVTAPQAGPGMVAVIVRGGVGDYRAGDEIWCDRLAPDAFRQAVNRDVLVPRPAGRFVFARLIATDGARLQLLPLGAGQRQTIVTDPAWIAVATRLIRPL
- a CDS encoding methyltransferase domain-containing protein gives rise to the protein MTVDAGVATARDYYDSDEADDFYNTIWGGEDIHVGIYDDTRDIREASRATVDRMAELLGDVSGKVLLDIGSGYGGAARVMAAEHGARVTCLNVAVVENQRNRELTRAAGLEDKVSVVDGSFDDLPFDDASFDAAWSQDAILHAPDRLAVLREVARALKPGGDFIFTDPMQADDLKDEGDLQPIYDRIHLPNLASFGFYREELGKLGFEEVAVEDRSIQLRNHYARVAEELSARREDVKAGDAFVERMLEGLSHWVNGADAGKLTWGILHFRKKG